In Pseudomonas sp. MM213, a genomic segment contains:
- the smc gene encoding chromosome segregation protein SMC — MRLKCIKLAGFKSFVDPTTVNFPSNMAAVVGPNGCGKSNIIDAVRWVMGESSAKNLRGESMTDVIFNGSTSRKPVSQASIELVFDNTDGTLLGEYAAYAEISIRRKVTRDSQTTYYLNGTKCRRRDITDIFLGTGLGPRSYSIIEQGMISKLIESKPEDLRNFIEEAAGISKYKERRRETENRIRRTHENLERLTDLREELTRQLERLHRQAEAAKKYQEYKGEERQLKAQLSALRWQALNEQVGQREAIIGTQEVTFEALVAEQRNADASIERFRDGHHDLSERFNLVQGRFYSVGGDIARVEQSIQHGQQRLRQLQDDLKEAERARLETESHLGHDRTLLLTLGEELDMLTPEQEVTSAAAEEAAAALEESETTMHGWQEQWDTFNLTAAEPRRQSEVQQSRIQQLETSMERLADRQKRLGEERALLSADPEDAAIMELSEQLAASEATLEDLQASEEAQVERLEQLRQELQQALSAQQQAQGDLQRLNGRLASLEALQQAALDPGTGTAEWLREQHLADRPRLAEGLKVEAGWELAVETVLGADLQAVLVDDFGGFDLAGFAQGDLRLLSPASDGVRVPGSLLDKVEAQIDLSPWLGQVKPVENLEQALALRSQLSAGQSLISRDGYWVGRHFLRVRRASEAESGVLARGQEIQRLSSEREEREATVETLETQLQNLRAQQRQQENGREHLRRLLQDEARQQGELKAQLSAGKAKVEQLTLRRTRLDEELTELAEQRALEHENIGEARLQLQEALDAMALDTEQRELLLAQRDSLRERLDRVRQEARQHKDHAHQLAVRLGSLKAQHDSTRQALERLEMQSERLTEKREQLSLNLEEGEAPLEELRLKLEELLDKRMTVDEELKTAQIALEDADRELRDAEKRRHQAEQQSQLIRGQMETQRMEWQALTVRRKTLEDQLLEDGYDLHGVLATLTTEASEKDAEEELERIAARIQRLGAINLAAIDEYQQQSERKRYLDAQNDDLVEALDTLENVIRKIDKETRNRFKDTFDQINGGLQALFPKVFGGGRAYLELTGEDLLDTGVTIMAQPPGKKNSTIHLLSGGEKALTALALVFAIFKLNPAPFCMLDEVDAPLDDANVGRYARLVKEMSQTVQFIYITHNKIAMEMADQLMGVTMHEPGCSRLVAVDVEEAMAMVDA; from the coding sequence GTGCGGCTCAAGTGCATCAAGCTGGCGGGGTTCAAATCCTTCGTCGATCCGACCACGGTGAACTTCCCCAGTAACATGGCGGCGGTGGTCGGGCCCAATGGCTGCGGCAAATCGAACATCATCGACGCCGTGCGCTGGGTGATGGGCGAGAGCTCGGCCAAGAACTTGCGCGGCGAGTCGATGACCGACGTCATCTTCAACGGTTCGACCAGCCGTAAACCGGTGAGCCAGGCCAGCATCGAGCTGGTGTTCGACAACACCGACGGCACCCTGCTTGGCGAATACGCCGCCTATGCGGAAATTTCCATTCGCCGCAAAGTGACCCGCGACAGCCAGACCACCTATTACCTCAACGGCACCAAGTGCCGTCGCCGCGATATCACCGACATCTTCCTCGGTACCGGCCTGGGCCCGCGCAGCTACTCGATCATCGAGCAGGGGATGATCTCCAAGCTGATCGAGTCCAAGCCCGAAGACTTGCGCAACTTCATTGAAGAAGCGGCGGGCATCTCCAAGTACAAGGAGCGCCGGCGCGAGACCGAAAACCGCATTCGTCGCACCCACGAAAACCTGGAGCGCCTGACGGACCTGCGCGAAGAGCTGACGCGTCAGCTTGAACGCCTGCATCGCCAGGCGGAAGCGGCCAAGAAGTATCAGGAATACAAGGGCGAGGAGCGTCAGCTCAAGGCGCAACTGTCGGCCCTGCGCTGGCAGGCCTTGAACGAACAGGTCGGCCAGCGCGAAGCGATCATTGGCACCCAGGAAGTCACGTTCGAAGCGCTGGTGGCCGAGCAGCGCAACGCCGACGCGAGCATCGAACGCTTTCGCGACGGGCACCATGACCTGTCGGAGCGCTTCAATCTGGTGCAGGGGCGTTTCTATTCGGTCGGTGGCGACATCGCCCGGGTCGAGCAGAGCATCCAGCACGGTCAGCAACGCCTGCGTCAGCTGCAAGACGATCTGAAAGAAGCCGAGCGCGCGCGTCTGGAAACCGAATCTCACCTGGGTCACGACCGCACGTTGCTGCTGACCCTCGGCGAAGAGCTGGACATGCTCACGCCGGAGCAGGAAGTCACCAGCGCCGCCGCTGAAGAAGCCGCCGCGGCGCTGGAAGAATCCGAAACCACCATGCACGGCTGGCAGGAGCAGTGGGACACGTTCAACCTGACCGCCGCCGAACCGCGTCGCCAGTCCGAAGTCCAGCAGTCGCGCATCCAGCAGCTGGAAACCAGCATGGAGCGTTTGGCTGATCGCCAGAAGCGCCTCGGCGAAGAACGCGCCTTGCTTTCGGCGGACCCGGAAGACGCGGCGATCATGGAGCTCAGCGAGCAACTGGCCGCTTCAGAAGCCACGCTCGAAGACTTGCAGGCCAGTGAAGAAGCGCAGGTCGAGCGACTTGAGCAACTGCGTCAGGAATTGCAGCAAGCGTTGTCGGCGCAGCAACAGGCGCAGGGCGATTTGCAGCGTCTCAACGGGCGTCTCGCCTCGCTTGAAGCCTTGCAGCAAGCCGCGCTCGACCCGGGCACCGGCACCGCTGAATGGTTGCGCGAACAACACTTGGCGGACCGTCCACGCCTGGCCGAAGGCCTCAAGGTTGAAGCCGGTTGGGAGCTGGCGGTGGAAACCGTGCTCGGTGCCGATCTGCAAGCGGTGCTGGTGGATGATTTCGGCGGCTTCGATCTGGCCGGTTTTGCCCAAGGCGATTTGCGATTGCTCAGCCCCGCCAGCGATGGCGTGCGCGTGCCCGGCAGCTTGCTCGACAAGGTCGAGGCGCAGATCGATCTGTCGCCGTGGCTGGGGCAGGTCAAGCCGGTTGAAAACCTCGAACAGGCCTTGGCATTGCGCAGTCAGTTGAGCGCCGGTCAGAGCCTGATCAGCCGCGATGGATACTGGGTCGGCCGGCACTTTTTACGGGTGCGCCGCGCCAGCGAAGCGGAAAGTGGCGTGCTGGCTCGCGGTCAGGAAATCCAGCGTCTGAGCAGCGAACGCGAAGAGCGTGAGGCCACGGTCGAAACCCTCGAAACCCAACTTCAGAACCTGCGGGCGCAACAGCGTCAGCAGGAAAACGGTCGCGAACATTTGCGCCGTTTGCTGCAGGACGAAGCGCGTCAGCAAGGCGAACTGAAAGCCCAGTTGTCTGCCGGCAAAGCCAAGGTCGAGCAGTTGACCTTGCGCCGTACGCGGCTCGATGAAGAACTCACCGAGCTGGCCGAGCAGCGTGCGCTGGAACACGAAAACATCGGCGAAGCACGTCTGCAATTGCAGGAAGCTCTCGACGCCATGGCGTTGGACACCGAGCAGCGTGAGCTGCTGCTGGCCCAGCGCGACAGCCTGCGCGAGCGCCTTGACCGCGTGCGTCAGGAAGCCCGGCAGCACAAGGATCACGCGCATCAATTGGCGGTGCGCCTGGGTTCGCTCAAGGCGCAACACGACTCGACGCGTCAGGCGCTGGAGCGGCTGGAAATGCAGTCCGAGCGTCTCACCGAAAAACGCGAACAGCTCAGCCTCAATCTGGAGGAGGGCGAGGCGCCGCTGGAAGAGCTGCGCCTGAAGCTCGAAGAGTTGCTCGACAAGCGCATGACTGTCGACGAAGAACTCAAGACCGCACAGATTGCCCTCGAAGACGCCGACCGCGAATTGCGTGACGCCGAAAAACGCCGCCATCAGGCCGAGCAGCAATCGCAGTTGATTCGTGGCCAGATGGAAACCCAGCGCATGGAATGGCAAGCCCTGACCGTGCGCCGCAAGACCCTGGAAGATCAGTTGCTGGAAGACGGTTACGACCTGCACGGCGTACTCGCCACGCTGACCACCGAAGCCAGCGAGAAGGACGCCGAAGAAGAACTCGAACGCATTGCCGCACGTATTCAGCGCCTCGGCGCGATCAACCTCGCGGCCATCGACGAATATCAGCAACAATCCGAGCGTAAACGTTATCTGGATGCGCAGAACGACGATCTGGTCGAAGCGCTGGACACCCTCGAGAACGTGATCCGCAAGATCGACAAGGAAACCCGCAACCGCTTCAAGGATACCTTTGATCAGATCAATGGCGGTTTACAGGCGCTTTTCCCAAAAGTTTTCGGTGGAGGGCGCGCGTATTTGGAACTGACGGGCGAAGATCTACTCGATACAGGGGTGACGATCATGGCGCAGCCGCCCGGAAAGAAGAACAGCACCATCCATTTGCTCTCCGGTGGCGAAAAAGCCCTGACCGCATTGGCCCTGGTTTTTGCGATCTTCAAGTTGAATCCGGCGCCGTTCTGCATGCTCGATGAAGTTGACGCGCCGCTGGATGACGCTAACGTTGGACGCTACGCCCGGCTGGTGAAAGAGATGTCGCAGACGGTGCAGTTCATCTATATCACCCACAACAAGATCGCCATGGAAATGGCCGATCAATTGATGGGGGTGACGATGCACGAACCGGGTTGCTCGCGTCTGGTGGCAGTGGATGTCGAGGAGGCGATGGCGATGGTGGATGCCTGA
- the ligA gene encoding NAD-dependent DNA ligase LigA, whose translation MTAAKTRILELRAELDQHNYRYHVMDEPSIPDAEYDRLFHELKALEAANPDLITSDSPTQRVGSAALSAFTQVRHEVPMLSLGNAFEETDMREFDRRVTEGLDLPAGDLFGGGAAVEYSCEPKLDGLAVSLLYQDGVLVRGATRGDGTTGEDISVNVRTVRNIPLKLQGTGWPATLEVRGEVFMSKAGFERLNATQLEVGGKTFANPRNAAAGSLRQLDSKITANRPLEFCCYGIGQVSAEIAGTHIGNLKQLQAWGMPISRELKLAHGIDECLDYYRDIGERRNSLAYEIDGVVFKVNSIASQRELGFRAREPRWAIAHKFPAMEELTELLDVEFQVGRTGAVTPVARLKPVKVAGVTVANATLHNMDEVARLGLMIGDTVIIRRAGDVIPQVVQVVMERRPENARPVQIPEQCPVCGSHVERTQLVKRSKGRETISEGAVYRCVGRLACGAQLKQAIIHFVSRRAMDIEGLGEKSVEQLVDEGLVSSPADLYALTFEQIVDLEGFAELSSKNLLSAIEDSKKPGLARFIYALGIPDVGEETAKVLARSLGSLERVQQALPQVLTYLPDVGLEVAHEIHSFFEDAHNQQVIADLLKHGLQIQDQGELGAEFAASTTLGGFLDKLHIPSVGPGGAQKLAEKFGSLEGVFSADWLDMRQALPEKQANSVREFFAIAENRQIAEAAEKQLRDFGMHWQSEKKVVEGLPLAGQTWVLTGSLELMSRDVAKDKLESLGAKVAGSVSAKTHCVVAGPGAGSKLAKANELGLKVLDEEAFVAFLSAHGISV comes from the coding sequence ATGACCGCCGCCAAAACCCGCATTCTAGAGCTGCGCGCTGAGCTGGATCAGCACAACTATCGCTACCACGTGATGGACGAGCCGAGCATTCCGGACGCCGAATACGACCGGTTGTTCCATGAGCTCAAGGCCCTCGAAGCAGCCAACCCTGACCTCATCACCAGCGACTCGCCAACCCAGCGCGTCGGCAGCGCGGCGCTGTCGGCGTTCACCCAGGTGCGTCACGAAGTGCCGATGCTCAGCCTCGGCAACGCCTTCGAAGAAACCGACATGCGCGAGTTCGATCGTCGGGTGACTGAAGGCCTCGACCTGCCAGCCGGCGACTTGTTTGGCGGCGGGGCGGCGGTGGAGTACAGCTGCGAACCGAAGCTCGATGGCCTGGCGGTCAGCCTGCTTTATCAGGACGGTGTGTTGGTGCGCGGCGCAACGCGTGGTGACGGCACCACCGGTGAAGACATCAGTGTCAACGTACGCACCGTGCGTAATATTCCGCTCAAACTGCAAGGCACCGGCTGGCCGGCGACCCTGGAAGTGCGCGGCGAAGTGTTCATGTCCAAGGCCGGTTTCGAACGGCTCAACGCCACGCAGCTGGAAGTCGGCGGCAAGACCTTCGCCAACCCGCGCAACGCGGCGGCGGGCAGCTTGCGGCAGCTGGATTCGAAGATCACTGCCAACCGTCCGCTGGAATTCTGCTGCTACGGCATCGGCCAGGTTTCGGCGGAGATTGCCGGCACTCACATCGGCAATCTGAAGCAGCTTCAGGCATGGGGCATGCCGATCAGTCGCGAGCTGAAACTGGCACACGGCATCGATGAATGCCTGGATTACTACCGCGACATCGGTGAGCGCCGCAACAGCCTCGCCTATGAAATCGACGGCGTGGTGTTCAAGGTCAACAGCATCGCCTCCCAACGTGAATTGGGCTTCCGCGCCCGCGAACCGCGCTGGGCGATTGCCCATAAATTCCCGGCGATGGAAGAACTCACCGAATTGCTCGACGTGGAATTCCAGGTCGGGCGAACCGGTGCCGTAACGCCGGTGGCGCGCTTGAAACCGGTCAAGGTGGCGGGCGTCACCGTGGCCAACGCGACGCTGCACAACATGGACGAAGTGGCGCGTCTGGGGCTGATGATCGGCGACACCGTGATCATCCGCCGCGCGGGCGACGTGATTCCGCAGGTGGTGCAAGTGGTCATGGAGCGCCGCCCGGAAAACGCACGGCCAGTGCAGATTCCTGAACAGTGCCCGGTGTGCGGTTCGCATGTCGAACGCACACAATTGGTCAAGCGCAGCAAGGGGCGCGAGACCATCAGCGAGGGCGCGGTGTATCGCTGTGTCGGTCGCCTGGCCTGCGGTGCGCAACTCAAGCAGGCGATCATTCACTTCGTTTCCCGTCGAGCGATGGACATCGAAGGTTTGGGCGAGAAGAGCGTCGAGCAGTTGGTGGACGAAGGCCTGGTGAGTTCGCCGGCCGATCTGTACGCCCTGACGTTCGAGCAAATCGTCGATCTCGAAGGCTTTGCCGAGCTGTCGAGCAAGAACCTGCTCAGCGCCATCGAAGACAGCAAAAAGCCGGGCCTGGCGCGCTTCATCTACGCCCTCGGCATTCCCGATGTCGGCGAAGAGACGGCCAAGGTGCTGGCACGCTCCCTCGGCTCGCTGGAGCGGGTTCAGCAGGCGTTGCCGCAAGTGCTCACGTACTTGCCGGATGTCGGTCTGGAAGTGGCTCACGAGATTCACAGCTTCTTCGAAGATGCGCATAACCAGCAGGTGATCGCCGATCTGCTCAAGCATGGCCTGCAGATTCAGGATCAGGGCGAGTTGGGCGCCGAGTTTGCGGCGAGCACCACGCTGGGCGGTTTCCTCGACAAGCTGCACATTCCTTCGGTCGGGCCGGGCGGGGCGCAGAAGCTGGCGGAAAAATTCGGTTCGCTGGAAGGTGTGTTTTCTGCTGACTGGCTGGATATGCGCCAGGCCTTGCCAGAGAAACAGGCCAATTCGGTTCGCGAGTTCTTTGCCATCGCCGAAAATCGTCAGATCGCTGAGGCCGCTGAAAAGCAGCTACGCGATTTCGGCATGCATTGGCAGAGCGAGAAGAAGGTCGTCGAAGGCTTGCCGCTGGCAGGGCAGACCTGGGTGTTGACCGGTTCGCTGGAATTGATGAGCCGCGATGTTGCCAAGGACAAGCTCGAAAGCCTCGGCGCCAAAGTGGCCGGTTCAGTGTCGGCCAAGACCCATTGCGTGGTGGCCGGGCCGGGTGCCGGTTCGAAGTTGGCCAAGGCCAATGAGCTGGGGTTGAAGGTGCTGGATGAAGAGGCGTTTGTCGCGTTTTTGAGTGCACACGGTATTTCTGTGTGA
- a CDS encoding GntR family transcriptional regulator, with protein MTFKAPDSLAEQIAHHLAERIIRGEMKPGERIQEQKVTLALNVSRGSVREALLILERRHLIAILPRRGAHVTELTAHKVQSLCALMGEMYILLANAVATGWQVQADLAPFVQIQQRLTASYERQDIHAFVDDSFNVMRATYGFANNPYLQETVENLQPAMSRAYFLALEQRKASMSEYLELFERLLAAVIARDHALIRTVLTAYCQRSCDLVISALTDA; from the coding sequence ATGACGTTCAAGGCGCCGGACAGCCTCGCCGAGCAAATTGCTCACCACCTCGCCGAACGCATCATTCGTGGCGAAATGAAGCCCGGGGAGCGCATCCAGGAACAGAAGGTCACGCTGGCCCTCAATGTCAGCCGCGGCTCGGTCCGCGAAGCCTTGCTGATCCTCGAGCGTCGCCACCTGATCGCGATCCTGCCGCGACGCGGCGCGCATGTGACCGAACTCACCGCCCACAAGGTGCAGAGCCTGTGCGCGCTGATGGGCGAGATGTACATCCTGCTCGCCAATGCCGTGGCCACTGGCTGGCAAGTCCAGGCCGACCTGGCGCCGTTCGTGCAGATCCAGCAGCGCCTGACCGCGAGCTACGAGCGCCAGGACATCCATGCCTTCGTCGACGACAGTTTCAATGTGATGCGCGCCACGTACGGGTTTGCCAACAACCCGTACTTGCAGGAAACCGTCGAGAATCTGCAACCGGCCATGAGCCGTGCGTACTTCCTCGCCCTGGAGCAGCGCAAGGCCTCGATGAGCGAGTATCTGGAACTGTTCGAACGCTTGCTCGCGGCCGTGATCGCCCGTGACCATGCGCTGATTCGCACCGTGCTGACCGCGTATTGCCAGCGCAGTTGCGATCTGGTGATTTCTGCCCTGACGGACGCTTAA
- the zipA gene encoding cell division protein ZipA: protein MEIGLREWLIVIGIIVIAGILFDGWRRMRGGKGKLKFRLDRSLSNLPDEDTSAELLGPPRVLDTHKEPQLDEHDLPSVSMPAREPRESGSKRGKRGHGEPSQGDMNLSLDLDGGPSFSSRDDDFPVDAKSSPSVSDKEQPQAEEVLVISVICRDAAGFKGPALLQNILESGLRFGEMDIFHRHESMAGNGEVLFSMANAVKPGVFDLDDIDHFSTPAVSFFLGLPGPRHPKQAFDVMVAAARKLSQELNGELKDDQRSVLTAQTIEHYRQRIVEFERRALTQKR, encoded by the coding sequence ATGGAAATCGGTCTGCGCGAGTGGCTGATCGTCATCGGCATTATTGTCATTGCCGGTATTCTTTTCGATGGCTGGCGCCGTATGCGCGGCGGCAAGGGAAAACTGAAGTTCCGTCTTGATCGAAGTCTGTCCAATTTGCCGGACGAGGACACCAGCGCCGAGCTATTGGGCCCGCCGCGCGTTCTGGATACCCACAAAGAACCGCAACTGGACGAGCACGATCTGCCGTCGGTGAGCATGCCTGCCCGTGAGCCCCGTGAGTCGGGTTCCAAGCGCGGCAAGCGTGGCCATGGCGAGCCGTCGCAAGGCGATATGAACCTCAGCCTGGACCTGGACGGCGGCCCGAGCTTCAGCAGTCGTGACGACGATTTCCCGGTTGATGCCAAGTCTTCGCCTTCGGTCAGCGACAAAGAACAACCGCAAGCCGAAGAGGTGCTGGTGATCAGCGTGATCTGCCGCGACGCCGCTGGCTTCAAAGGCCCGGCGCTGTTGCAGAACATCCTCGAAAGCGGTCTGCGCTTCGGCGAGATGGACATTTTCCACCGTCACGAAAGCATGGCTGGCAACGGCGAAGTCCTGTTCTCCATGGCCAATGCGGTCAAGCCGGGCGTCTTCGATCTGGACGACATCGACCACTTCAGCACACCGGCCGTGAGCTTCTTCCTCGGCCTGCCAGGCCCGCGTCATCCGAAGCAGGCCTTCGACGTGATGGTGGCTGCGGCGCGCAAACTGTCCCAGGAGCTGAACGGCGAACTGAAAGACGACCAGCGCAGCGTACTGACCGCGCAGACGATCGAGCATTACCGTCAGCGCATCGTCGAATTCGAACGCCGCGCCCTGACTCAGAAGCGCTGA